A DNA window from Janibacter sp. A1S7 contains the following coding sequences:
- a CDS encoding BCCT family transporter, which translates to MHPSRDRVVTGVSAGSLALFVALALLVPSTVSEWVASGAAFSGRWFGLFWQVLLLVTFVVAVLLAATPWAKARLGGLATPEYGRFKWVAMIMCTLLAGGGVFWAAAEPMYHYTSTPPYFDGSGTDRAAAALGQSFVHWGFLVWAILGSLGALVMLYGAERGMPLRPRTLLYPVMGERLRTSWIGTVVDIVCIISVVAGTVGPIGFLGLQVAYGLHGLFDVPNSYGVQLAVILALSGIALLSVLSGIDKGIQLLSRFNVWLAVALMGLLLVVGSALFVLKSWLAGLGTYATDFVGTSLYQGDQAWLDSWTLFFFGWFLGYAPLMSIFIARISRGRTARDLLVATSIIAPIATTVWFSVLGGTAIWIEQDRPGAISEPLASDGLPAAVMAISDNLPLAVLIAVGFFVLTITFVATTTDSMSYAVAQACTAHDSPSRWLRGLWTLLMGGAAATLVSVGNGGISALQSFIVITAVPVGFVMLPSVVAAPIYLRRLAIEQGVLREGGDGQAPQDTTREDARSERRAESAPRR; encoded by the coding sequence ATGCATCCGAGCCGCGACCGGGTGGTCACCGGCGTCAGCGCAGGCAGCTTGGCGCTCTTCGTCGCCCTGGCCCTGCTCGTCCCGAGCACGGTCAGTGAGTGGGTCGCCAGCGGCGCCGCGTTCAGCGGGCGGTGGTTCGGTCTGTTCTGGCAGGTACTGCTGCTGGTGACGTTCGTGGTGGCCGTGCTGCTGGCGGCCACCCCGTGGGCCAAGGCGCGACTGGGCGGCCTGGCCACGCCGGAGTACGGCCGGTTCAAGTGGGTGGCGATGATCATGTGCACCCTGCTGGCCGGTGGCGGGGTCTTCTGGGCCGCCGCCGAGCCGATGTACCACTACACGTCGACCCCGCCCTACTTCGACGGCAGCGGCACCGATCGGGCCGCTGCTGCGCTGGGTCAGAGCTTCGTGCACTGGGGATTCCTCGTCTGGGCCATCCTCGGCTCGCTCGGTGCGCTGGTGATGCTCTACGGCGCCGAGCGCGGGATGCCTCTGCGGCCGCGGACGCTGCTCTACCCGGTGATGGGTGAGCGTCTGCGCACCAGCTGGATCGGGACCGTCGTCGACATCGTCTGCATCATCTCGGTGGTCGCCGGGACCGTGGGGCCGATCGGCTTCCTCGGGCTGCAGGTCGCCTACGGTCTGCACGGCCTCTTCGACGTCCCCAATTCCTATGGTGTCCAGCTCGCCGTGATCCTCGCACTGAGCGGGATCGCCCTGCTGTCGGTCCTCTCGGGCATCGACAAGGGCATCCAGCTGCTCAGCCGGTTCAACGTGTGGCTGGCCGTCGCCCTGATGGGCCTCCTCCTGGTGGTCGGATCCGCACTCTTCGTCCTGAAGTCCTGGCTGGCCGGCCTGGGCACCTACGCCACCGACTTCGTCGGCACCTCCCTCTACCAGGGCGACCAGGCCTGGCTGGACAGCTGGACGCTGTTCTTCTTCGGGTGGTTCTTGGGCTACGCACCGCTGATGTCGATCTTCATCGCGCGCATCTCGCGCGGTCGCACCGCGCGCGACCTGTTGGTCGCCACCTCGATCATCGCCCCGATCGCCACGACGGTGTGGTTCAGCGTGCTCGGCGGGACGGCCATCTGGATCGAGCAGGACCGTCCCGGCGCGATCTCCGAGCCCCTGGCCAGCGACGGACTGCCCGCTGCGGTCATGGCGATCTCGGACAACCTGCCCCTGGCCGTCCTGATCGCCGTGGGCTTCTTCGTGCTGACGATCACCTTCGTCGCGACCACCACCGACTCGATGTCCTACGCGGTCGCCCAGGCCTGTACGGCGCACGACTCGCCGTCGCGGTGGCTGCGCGGACTGTGGACCCTCCTGATGGGCGGAGCCGCTGCGACCCTGGTCTCCGTCGGCAACGGTGGCATCTCGGCGCTGCAGTCCTTCATCGTCATCACGGCCGTGCCGGTCGGCTTCGTCATGCTCCCCAGCGTCGTCGCGGCACCGATCTACCTGCGCCGTCTGGCCATCGAGCAGGGCGTCCTGCGGGAAGGGGGCGACGGCCAGGCTCCGCAGGACACGACCCGCGAGGACGCTCGATCCGAGCGCCGTGCGGAATCGGCCCCGCGGCGCTAG
- a CDS encoding electron transfer flavoprotein subunit alpha/FixB family protein, whose amino-acid sequence MAEVLVLVDHANGEVKKPAAEMLTLARRLGEPSAVFIGPGAETAKDLLARYGAEKIYSVSDPAALESLVAPQAEILAQLVQEKQPAAVLIPSNSAGKEIGARLAVKTESGLITDAEDIETGDSGPVTLQSVFAGSYTVNAKVTKGTPIICVKPNSATPEQADGAGAFEELSVSISDDAKAAKITASEPRKSSGRPELAEAAIVVSGGRGTGGDFSPVETFADTLGAAVGASRAAVDAGWYPHSSQVGQTGKQVSPQLYVAAGISGAIQHRAGMQTSKTIVAVNKDEEAPIFELVDFGVVGDLFQVLPQATEAVKGS is encoded by the coding sequence ATGGCTGAAGTCCTCGTCCTCGTCGACCACGCAAACGGTGAGGTGAAGAAGCCCGCCGCCGAGATGCTGACCCTGGCCCGCCGCCTGGGTGAGCCCTCCGCCGTCTTCATCGGCCCCGGCGCCGAGACGGCCAAGGACCTCCTCGCGCGCTACGGCGCCGAGAAGATCTACAGCGTCTCCGACCCGGCCGCGCTGGAGTCCCTCGTCGCCCCCCAGGCCGAGATCCTCGCGCAGCTGGTCCAGGAGAAGCAGCCCGCCGCGGTGCTCATCCCGAGCAACTCCGCCGGCAAGGAGATCGGTGCCCGCCTCGCGGTCAAGACCGAGTCCGGTCTGATCACCGACGCCGAGGACATCGAGACCGGTGACTCGGGTCCGGTGACCCTGCAGTCCGTCTTCGCCGGCAGCTACACCGTCAACGCGAAGGTCACCAAGGGCACCCCGATCATCTGCGTCAAGCCCAACTCCGCCACCCCGGAGCAGGCCGATGGCGCCGGTGCCTTCGAGGAGCTCTCCGTGAGCATCTCCGACGACGCCAAGGCGGCGAAGATCACCGCGTCCGAGCCGCGGAAGTCCTCTGGTCGCCCCGAGCTCGCCGAGGCGGCGATCGTCGTCTCCGGCGGTCGCGGCACCGGCGGCGACTTCTCCCCGGTGGAGACCTTCGCGGACACCCTCGGTGCCGCCGTCGGCGCCTCGCGTGCCGCGGTCGACGCCGGCTGGTACCCGCACTCCTCGCAGGTCGGCCAGACCGGCAAGCAGGTCTCCCCGCAGCTCTACGTCGCTGCCGGCATCTCCGGCGCCATCCAGCACCGCGCCGGTATGCAGACGTCGAAGACGATCGTCGCGGTCAACAAGGACGAAGAGGCCCCGATCTTCGAGCTCGTCGACTTCGGAGTCGTCGGTGACCTCTTCCAGGTCCTGCCGCAGGCGACCGAGGCCGTCAAGGGCAGCTGA
- a CDS encoding T3SS (YopN, CesT) and YbjN peptide-binding chaperone 1: protein MSDPTALPNFNNQPAGNDGAETEAQPSLRDQVVTALKAIELEPTIDKEGDVAFVFSEQQMFVRCTDDDSNVLRIFGQWALEDPVPADPMERMQVCNDLNVAFNLVKTAVAGDTLLVTSEHILPRGADVRGLLGLAVPLVLQGVQLWHQRATGQDGADGAEGQRTDAEPQA from the coding sequence ATGAGCGATCCCACCGCCCTTCCGAACTTCAACAACCAGCCCGCCGGCAACGACGGCGCCGAGACCGAGGCGCAGCCATCGCTGCGCGACCAGGTCGTCACCGCCCTGAAGGCGATCGAGCTCGAGCCGACCATCGACAAGGAGGGCGACGTCGCGTTCGTCTTCTCCGAGCAGCAGATGTTCGTGCGCTGCACCGACGACGACTCCAACGTCCTGCGCATCTTCGGCCAGTGGGCCCTGGAGGACCCGGTCCCGGCTGACCCGATGGAGCGCATGCAGGTCTGCAACGACCTCAACGTCGCCTTCAACCTCGTCAAGACCGCCGTCGCCGGGGACACCCTCCTGGTGACCAGCGAGCACATCCTCCCGCGCGGTGCCGACGTGCGCGGCCTGCTCGGGCTCGCCGTCCCGCTCGTCCTGCAGGGCGTGCAGCTGTGGCACCAGCGCGCCACCGGCCAAGATGGCGCAGACGGCGCCGAGGGCCAGCGGACCGACGCAGAGCCGCAGGCATGA
- a CDS encoding class I SAM-dependent methyltransferase has translation MAPDPVVTPAASARDVERAYQDNKLAQVLYHDWEAQTYDEKWSISFDERCTSIVRERFMRVLESTRHPGESLPYGRVLELGAGTGFFSLNLKRAGLVEDVHVSDLSPGMVEAAETNAERLGFTIEGRVADAESLPYEDDSFDLVVGHAVLHHIPDVEAALREVLRVLRPGGRFVIAGEPTRIGHWYARHLGRLTWETATRVTRLPHLRQKWAREQAELDESSRAAALEAVVDLHTFDPAELAGTARRAGADAVGTATEELLSAFAGWPIRTFEYAVPEEALGRGWATFAYRTWRTLMTVDSALDAVVPQKFFYNVGVTGVKPRKTQAAPRR, from the coding sequence ATGGCTCCGGACCCGGTGGTCACACCGGCGGCCAGCGCCCGGGACGTGGAGCGCGCCTACCAGGACAACAAGCTCGCCCAGGTGCTGTACCACGACTGGGAGGCGCAGACCTACGACGAGAAGTGGTCCATCTCCTTCGACGAGCGCTGCACCTCGATCGTGCGCGAGCGCTTCATGCGCGTCCTGGAGTCGACCCGCCACCCGGGGGAGTCGCTCCCCTACGGCAGGGTGCTCGAGCTCGGGGCCGGTACGGGCTTCTTCTCGCTCAACCTCAAGCGTGCCGGTCTCGTCGAGGACGTCCATGTCAGCGATCTGTCCCCGGGCATGGTCGAGGCGGCCGAGACCAATGCCGAGCGCCTCGGCTTCACCATCGAGGGGCGGGTCGCGGACGCGGAGTCGCTGCCCTACGAGGACGACAGCTTCGACCTCGTCGTCGGGCACGCGGTGCTCCACCACATCCCCGACGTCGAGGCCGCCCTGCGCGAGGTGCTGCGGGTGCTGCGGCCGGGCGGGCGCTTCGTCATCGCGGGAGAGCCGACGAGGATCGGCCACTGGTACGCCCGTCATCTCGGCCGCCTCACCTGGGAGACCGCGACCCGCGTGACCCGGCTGCCCCACCTCAGGCAGAAGTGGGCCCGCGAGCAGGCCGAGCTCGACGAGTCCTCCCGTGCCGCTGCGCTCGAGGCCGTCGTCGACCTGCACACCTTCGACCCCGCCGAGCTCGCCGGGACGGCTCGCCGCGCGGGGGCGGACGCGGTCGGTACGGCCACCGAGGAGCTCCTCTCGGCCTTCGCCGGTTGGCCGATCCGCACCTTCGAGTACGCCGTCCCCGAGGAGGCGCTCGGCCGTGGCTGGGCGACGTTCGCCTACCGCACGTGGCGGACGCTGATGACCGTCGACTCGGCCCTCGACGCCGTCGTGCCGCAGAAGTTCTTCTACAACGTCGGCGTGACGGGTGTGAAGCCACGGAAGACACAGGCGGCGCCCCGGCGATGA
- a CDS encoding electron transfer flavoprotein subunit beta/FixA family protein: protein MNIVVCVKHVPDAQSERGFNEDNTTDRDGVDGLLSELDEYAVEQALQIAEAGEGEVTVLTVGPADAADAVKKSLQMGADKGVHVSDDAIAGSDAPATSLILAEAIKKIGTPDLVITGMASTDGTMGVVPAMLAERLGLPQVTYASELTVDDGTATIRRDGDTASETVQASLPALVSVTDQINEPRYPSFKGIMAAKKKPVEEWALADLGVDAGQVGLANAWTAVEQTTKRPPREQGTIVTDEGDGGTKLAEFLTTHKFV from the coding sequence ATGAACATCGTCGTCTGCGTGAAGCACGTGCCGGACGCCCAGTCCGAGCGTGGATTCAACGAGGACAACACGACCGACCGCGACGGCGTCGACGGGCTCCTCTCCGAGCTCGACGAGTACGCCGTCGAGCAGGCCCTCCAGATCGCCGAGGCCGGCGAGGGAGAGGTCACCGTCCTGACGGTCGGCCCGGCTGACGCCGCCGACGCCGTCAAGAAGTCCCTCCAGATGGGTGCCGACAAGGGCGTCCACGTCTCCGACGACGCGATCGCCGGATCCGACGCCCCCGCCACCTCGCTGATTCTCGCCGAGGCCATCAAGAAGATCGGCACGCCCGACCTCGTCATCACCGGTATGGCCTCGACCGACGGCACCATGGGTGTCGTCCCGGCGATGCTCGCCGAGCGCCTCGGCCTCCCGCAGGTCACCTACGCCTCCGAGCTGACCGTCGACGACGGCACCGCCACGATCCGTCGTGACGGCGACACCGCGAGCGAGACCGTCCAGGCCTCCCTCCCGGCGCTGGTCTCGGTCACCGACCAGATCAACGAGCCGCGTTACCCCTCCTTCAAGGGCATCATGGCCGCGAAGAAGAAGCCGGTCGAGGAGTGGGCGCTCGCCGACCTCGGCGTGGACGCCGGACAGGTCGGCCTGGCGAACGCGTGGACCGCGGTCGAGCAGACCACCAAGCGTCCGCCGCGCGAGCAGGGCACCATCGTCACCGACGAGGGCGACGGCGGCACCAAGCTCGCCGAGTTCCTCACCACCCACAAGTTCGTCTGA
- a CDS encoding ion channel protein, protein MSTSDSQAPEPSDAAEAGPRTTSTTSSLLKAVPTAALIGVLSALTLLGLSAIAERLQEFVWRDVPDAWGIAHADGAAWWWTIAVLTTTGLLVGATIRWVPGHAGTDPVTTGLVAPPLPIGALPGLALALVLGLAGGVSLGPENPIIAVNVALAVWILARRRDATAQAGAGVLATAGTIGALFATPVAAALVLTETLASRTGPGQRLFDLLFPPLIAAGAGSLTMVLVGAPTFAVDVPDYTHPRAWDLLSVPVIAITAAGLVGLGALALPYLHSAFHRLASPVLALGVAGLLLGVLGVLGGEVTLFKGLDQTKELADTVDDRAWGGLALIAVIKVLALLVAAAAGFRGGRIFPAVFVGVAVGLSATTLVPAVPPALAVAAGTLGAVIAVDRDGWIALFLAAITVGDVEVLPLLCLTLAPLWLVARSLPPFQVHPSTGNLEFGAVTRAHGRHLVRGRPPGRTNR, encoded by the coding sequence GTGAGCACAAGCGACTCGCAGGCCCCGGAGCCGAGTGACGCGGCCGAGGCTGGTCCGCGCACGACATCCACGACATCGTCGCTGCTCAAGGCCGTGCCCACTGCAGCACTCATCGGCGTCCTCAGCGCCCTGACGTTGCTGGGGCTGTCCGCGATCGCGGAGCGCCTCCAGGAGTTCGTGTGGCGTGATGTTCCTGACGCCTGGGGAATCGCCCATGCCGACGGCGCCGCCTGGTGGTGGACGATCGCCGTGCTGACCACGACGGGGCTGCTGGTCGGAGCAACGATCCGCTGGGTGCCCGGGCACGCCGGCACCGATCCGGTAACCACCGGCCTGGTCGCCCCGCCACTGCCGATCGGAGCACTTCCGGGACTGGCGCTTGCTCTGGTCCTCGGCCTCGCCGGCGGGGTGAGTCTGGGCCCGGAGAACCCCATCATCGCGGTGAATGTCGCCCTCGCCGTCTGGATCCTTGCCCGCCGACGCGACGCCACGGCACAGGCAGGCGCGGGAGTCCTCGCCACCGCCGGGACCATCGGTGCCCTCTTCGCGACACCGGTTGCGGCCGCGCTCGTCCTCACCGAAACCCTCGCCAGCCGCACCGGCCCCGGACAGCGGCTGTTCGACCTGCTGTTCCCTCCGCTCATCGCGGCCGGCGCCGGCTCGCTGACCATGGTGCTGGTCGGGGCACCGACGTTCGCCGTGGACGTCCCCGACTACACCCACCCCCGTGCCTGGGACCTGCTCAGCGTCCCGGTCATCGCCATCACCGCCGCCGGGCTCGTCGGACTCGGCGCGCTCGCGCTCCCATACCTCCACTCCGCCTTCCATCGCCTCGCAAGTCCGGTCCTGGCGCTGGGTGTCGCCGGTCTCCTGCTGGGGGTGCTCGGTGTGCTCGGCGGCGAGGTGACGCTGTTCAAGGGACTGGACCAGACCAAGGAGTTGGCCGACACCGTCGACGACCGCGCCTGGGGCGGGCTCGCCCTGATCGCGGTGATCAAGGTGCTGGCACTGCTCGTCGCCGCCGCGGCCGGATTCCGTGGGGGCCGGATCTTCCCCGCGGTCTTCGTCGGCGTGGCGGTCGGGCTCAGCGCGACGACGCTGGTCCCCGCCGTCCCGCCGGCTCTGGCGGTCGCTGCCGGCACGCTGGGAGCGGTGATCGCCGTCGATCGCGACGGCTGGATCGCCTTGTTCCTGGCGGCCATCACCGTCGGCGACGTCGAGGTCCTTCCTCTGCTCTGCCTCACCCTCGCACCACTGTGGCTCGTCGCTCGGTCGCTGCCGCCCTTCCAGGTACATCCGTCGACCGGGAATCTCGAGTTCGGCGCCGTGACCCGCGCTCACGGGCGTCACCTCGTCCGGGGCCGGCCACCGGGGCGGACGAACCGATAG
- a CDS encoding SHOCT domain-containing protein, which yields MSFWDVLWLIIVSFGFLFYLMMLFSIIGDLFADHDTRGIVKAVWVIFLLFLPLLTALVYLIVRGDGMARRRARSVQSAIDAQDAYIKSVATAAPADQIQRAKALLEDGTITQQEYDSLKSKALS from the coding sequence ATGTCGTTCTGGGACGTTCTCTGGCTCATCATCGTGAGTTTCGGATTTCTTTTCTACCTGATGATGTTGTTCTCGATCATCGGCGATTTGTTCGCCGATCATGACACCCGCGGCATCGTCAAGGCGGTGTGGGTGATCTTCTTGTTGTTCCTCCCGCTGCTCACGGCGCTGGTGTACCTGATCGTTCGTGGCGACGGGATGGCGCGGCGACGGGCCCGGTCCGTCCAGTCGGCCATCGATGCCCAGGACGCCTACATCAAGTCCGTGGCCACGGCCGCGCCCGCCGATCAGATTCAGAGGGCGAAGGCGTTGCTGGAGGACGGGACCATCACCCAGCAGGAGTACGACTCGCTCAAGAGCAAAGCCCTGAGCTAG
- a CDS encoding acyltransferase: protein MSRGRTGSGFTWWHWARWVAANRAWSHHHVLGYLRMVRARLTTPGLVFEGPCFIGPGVQFQVTPGTARLIVGAYTHIGGGTALRAHEGTLRIGEKSVLGIRNTVNTWLDIEIGAACIFADDVYVCDFDHRTDDLDRPIKDQGLVKSPVRIGDDVWVATKCVVTRGADIGDHSVVGAGAVVRGAHPPFVVLGGVPARVLRVRRPVDVSAAELDLPEGW, encoded by the coding sequence ATGAGTCGGGGTCGTACCGGCAGTGGGTTCACGTGGTGGCACTGGGCCCGGTGGGTGGCGGCCAACCGCGCCTGGAGCCACCATCACGTCCTCGGGTACCTGCGGATGGTCCGGGCGCGACTGACCACGCCGGGGCTCGTCTTCGAAGGACCGTGCTTCATCGGCCCGGGCGTGCAGTTCCAGGTCACCCCGGGCACGGCCCGGCTGATCGTCGGCGCCTACACCCACATCGGCGGCGGGACCGCCCTGCGCGCCCACGAGGGCACCCTGCGCATCGGCGAGAAGAGCGTCCTGGGCATCCGCAACACGGTCAACACGTGGCTCGACATCGAGATCGGGGCGGCGTGCATCTTCGCCGACGACGTCTACGTGTGCGACTTCGACCACCGCACCGACGACCTCGACCGACCGATCAAGGACCAGGGTCTGGTGAAGTCCCCGGTCCGCATCGGCGACGACGTGTGGGTCGCGACGAAGTGCGTGGTCACCCGGGGCGCGGACATCGGCGACCACTCGGTCGTCGGTGCCGGCGCCGTCGTCAGGGGGGCCCATCCCCCCTTCGTCGTCCTCGGGGGAGTGCCCGCCCGGGTGCTCAGGGTGCGTCGTCCGGTGGACGTCTCCGCGGCCGAGCTCGACCTGCCGGAGGGCTGGTGA
- the glgX gene encoding glycogen debranching protein GlgX translates to MSTTGARALAPRPDPGVRPVTGGVEAAVLAVGATDVWLCTFDDDGSESRHALLDTGQGWFGGYVPDIAAGTRYGFRADGPWDPTSGHRFNPAKLLLDPWARSIEGDITYGPEVLAHDPDDAAAPSPVDSAPFVPRCVVVETDFDWGGDTPPSPSRDERVVYEAHVREVTMRLPGVPEQLRGTYAGLAHPATIEHLLDLGVTSVELLPVHAHVDEPHLRDLGLTNHWGYNTIGFFAPHAAYASSSEPHEVLREFKGMVKLFHEAGLEVLLDVVYNHTAEQSVGGATIAWRGLAAPTYYRLDDEGHDVDVTGVGNTLDLSDPVVREMVLDSLRYWVDECHVDGFRYDLAATLGRDEDLDFDPDHPFFVALREDPVLSGVLHIAEPWDIGPDGWRTGQFPGAWAEWNDRFRDTAREFWLAGPGGLSAGADPRHGVRDLATRLVGSRDLFAERTPLASVNFVTAHDGFTLADLVTYDEKHNEANGEDNRDGNDHNLSWNHGTEGPTDDEVVSLARRRSMRNLLGTLLLSAGVPMLSCGDEIGRTHDGNNNPYCQDNEITWLDWDLDDTRRDLLATARALTALRRAVPVLRDHDESVIGWFDETAAEMTDAAWGQDERRTLQLRLAGQPCALLVAHGGLDEVEVTLPQTPDGGHWRLRWDSAWERPACLGGGGLAEESPASSPPPAQVLTPLSLRLYTT, encoded by the coding sequence ATGTCGACCACCGGCGCCCGAGCGCTCGCCCCCCGTCCCGACCCCGGAGTGCGCCCCGTCACCGGCGGCGTCGAGGCAGCCGTCCTCGCGGTCGGGGCCACCGACGTGTGGCTGTGCACCTTCGACGACGACGGGAGCGAGTCCCGCCACGCGCTCCTCGACACCGGGCAGGGCTGGTTCGGCGGGTACGTGCCGGACATCGCGGCCGGCACCCGGTACGGTTTCCGGGCCGACGGCCCGTGGGACCCCACCTCAGGGCACCGATTCAACCCGGCCAAGCTCCTCCTCGACCCGTGGGCGCGCTCGATCGAGGGCGACATCACCTACGGCCCCGAGGTGCTCGCCCACGACCCCGACGACGCAGCTGCCCCCTCCCCCGTCGACTCCGCCCCCTTCGTCCCGCGGTGCGTGGTCGTCGAGACCGACTTCGACTGGGGAGGGGACACTCCCCCTTCGCCCTCCCGGGACGAGCGGGTCGTCTACGAGGCGCACGTGCGCGAGGTGACCATGCGCCTGCCCGGCGTGCCCGAGCAGCTGCGCGGCACGTACGCGGGACTGGCCCACCCGGCGACGATCGAGCACCTGCTCGACCTCGGCGTCACGAGCGTCGAGCTGCTCCCGGTGCACGCCCACGTCGACGAGCCGCACCTGCGCGACCTGGGGTTGACCAACCACTGGGGCTACAACACGATCGGCTTCTTCGCGCCGCACGCCGCGTACGCGAGCAGCAGCGAACCGCACGAGGTGCTGCGCGAGTTCAAGGGCATGGTCAAGCTGTTCCACGAGGCAGGGCTCGAGGTCCTGCTCGACGTCGTCTACAACCACACGGCCGAGCAGAGCGTCGGGGGCGCGACCATCGCCTGGCGCGGACTCGCCGCGCCGACGTACTACCGCCTCGACGACGAGGGGCACGACGTCGACGTCACCGGAGTCGGCAACACGCTCGACCTCAGCGACCCGGTCGTGCGCGAGATGGTGCTCGACTCGCTGCGCTACTGGGTTGACGAGTGCCACGTCGACGGCTTCCGCTACGACCTCGCGGCGACGCTCGGCCGGGACGAGGACCTCGACTTCGATCCGGACCACCCCTTCTTCGTCGCGCTGCGCGAGGACCCGGTGCTCTCGGGCGTGCTGCACATCGCCGAGCCGTGGGACATCGGGCCGGACGGCTGGCGCACCGGTCAGTTCCCCGGCGCCTGGGCGGAGTGGAACGACCGCTTCCGCGACACCGCGCGCGAGTTCTGGCTCGCCGGCCCCGGTGGCCTGTCGGCCGGCGCGGACCCCCGGCACGGCGTGCGCGACCTGGCCACCCGGCTCGTCGGCAGCCGCGACCTCTTCGCCGAGCGCACCCCGCTGGCGTCGGTGAACTTCGTCACCGCCCACGACGGTTTCACCCTCGCCGACCTGGTGACCTACGACGAGAAGCACAACGAGGCCAACGGCGAGGACAACCGCGACGGCAACGACCACAACCTCTCCTGGAACCACGGCACCGAGGGGCCCACCGACGACGAGGTCGTCTCGCTCGCCCGCCGCCGGTCGATGCGCAACCTCCTCGGGACGCTGCTGCTGTCCGCGGGGGTGCCGATGCTCTCCTGCGGTGACGAGATCGGCCGCACCCACGACGGCAACAACAACCCCTACTGCCAGGACAACGAGATCACCTGGTTGGACTGGGACCTCGACGACACCCGCCGCGACCTGCTGGCGACCGCGAGGGCCCTGACCGCCCTGCGGCGCGCGGTCCCGGTGCTGCGGGACCACGACGAGTCGGTCATCGGATGGTTCGACGAGACCGCTGCCGAGATGACCGACGCCGCCTGGGGGCAGGACGAGCGTCGGACCCTGCAACTGCGGCTCGCGGGGCAGCCCTGTGCGCTGCTCGTCGCGCACGGCGGTCTGGACGAGGTCGAGGTGACCCTGCCGCAGACCCCGGACGGCGGCCACTGGCGACTGCGGTGGGACAGCGCCTGGGAACGGCCCGCCTGCCTGGGTGGCGGTGGACTCGCCGAGGAATCCCCCGCGAGTTCACCTCCACCCGCACAGGTGCTCACCCCGCTCAGCCTGCGGCTCTACACGACCTGA
- a CDS encoding enoyl-CoA hydratase/isomerase family protein, which yields MSDIVRLEVADGIGTIVLDRPKMNALDSAMQRRLVEVAEEAAERSDISAVIVWGGEKVFAAGADVKEMAEMSYTDMAAHVRLLQKFSRALAAIGKPTVAAITGFALGGGLEVALCCDFRIVASNAKLGQPEIALGIIPGAGGTQRLPRLVGPARAKQMIFTGRPVDAQEALSIGLADQVVEPGEVLAAAHAMVAPFVGGPAQALRAAKESIDRGLEVDLQTGLEIEALQFTGLFATRDQKSGMRSFVENGPGKATFEGI from the coding sequence ATGAGCGACATCGTCCGTCTCGAGGTCGCCGACGGCATCGGCACGATCGTCCTCGACCGCCCGAAGATGAACGCCCTCGACTCAGCGATGCAGCGCCGTCTCGTCGAGGTCGCCGAGGAGGCGGCCGAGCGGTCGGACATCAGCGCGGTCATCGTCTGGGGCGGCGAGAAGGTCTTCGCCGCCGGGGCGGACGTCAAGGAGATGGCCGAGATGTCCTACACGGACATGGCGGCCCACGTGCGACTGCTGCAGAAGTTCTCCCGCGCGCTCGCCGCGATCGGCAAGCCGACGGTCGCCGCGATCACCGGCTTCGCGCTCGGCGGTGGCCTCGAGGTCGCGTTGTGCTGCGACTTCCGCATCGTCGCCAGCAATGCCAAGCTCGGCCAGCCCGAGATCGCCCTCGGGATCATCCCCGGCGCCGGTGGCACCCAGCGCCTACCGCGCCTCGTCGGCCCGGCCAGGGCGAAGCAGATGATCTTCACCGGTCGTCCCGTCGACGCGCAGGAGGCCCTGTCCATCGGCCTGGCCGACCAGGTCGTCGAGCCGGGCGAGGTCCTGGCCGCCGCGCACGCGATGGTCGCACCCTTCGTCGGGGGTCCCGCCCAGGCGCTCAGGGCCGCCAAGGAGAGCATCGACCGCGGTCTCGAGGTCGACCTGCAGACCGGTCTGGAGATCGAGGCCCTGCAGTTCACCGGCCTCTTCGCCACCCGGGACCAGAAGAGCGGCATGCGCAGCTTCGTCGAGAACGGCCCCGGCAAGGCCACCTTCGAGGGCATCTGA